A genomic region of Azoarcus sp. KH32C contains the following coding sequences:
- a CDS encoding efflux transporter outer membrane subunit, whose translation MTLLTHPLRTALAPLLAALVLAGCATAPGIDPAALPTAPAAFKEGDGRWTQAVPAQAQADGTWWKAFSDPVLDGLVERALERNNSIQIAAARLAQSRALLQATDADRSPQVGIGADVTRQGGAITPAGGGAGNLFRAGANFSWELDLFGRLSQASKAASLDADSREALLRNARLLVQADVARSYLALRALDAERALVRETVGAYRDTLSLTERRFEAGDIAELDVARVRTELAATESDAFALDRRRAEVEHALAVLVGDAASNFGVDAGDWSTALPVIPAGVPSTVLTRRPDVASARQSMLAAQARVGVAQAAWFPDIALTGSGGYASTDLGDLFKWSARSWGIGALLSLPIFDGGRRDAGVKNASAELDAALAGYREQVLVAFKDVEDQLSALRLLADQSEAQSRAVASASRATVLSDVRYRSGLVSQLDLLDARRSELRNRREALQVRSAQYQTTVALVRALGGGWGPGDGPAVQTVSATIR comes from the coding sequence ATGACACTGCTGACTCATCCCCTGCGCACTGCGCTCGCGCCGCTCCTCGCCGCCCTCGTGCTGGCCGGCTGCGCCACGGCGCCCGGGATCGATCCCGCCGCGTTGCCGACTGCGCCGGCGGCCTTCAAGGAAGGCGACGGCCGCTGGACGCAGGCCGTGCCAGCCCAGGCGCAAGCCGACGGCACATGGTGGAAGGCCTTCTCCGACCCAGTTCTCGACGGGCTCGTCGAGCGTGCGCTGGAGCGCAACAACAGCATCCAGATCGCCGCGGCCCGGCTCGCGCAATCCCGCGCGCTGCTGCAGGCGACGGACGCCGATCGCTCGCCGCAAGTCGGCATCGGCGCGGACGTCACGCGGCAGGGCGGGGCGATCACGCCGGCCGGCGGCGGCGCCGGCAACCTGTTCCGTGCCGGCGCGAACTTCTCGTGGGAGCTCGATCTCTTCGGGCGACTCTCGCAGGCGAGCAAGGCCGCGTCGCTCGACGCCGACAGCCGCGAGGCTTTGCTCCGCAACGCGCGTCTTCTCGTGCAGGCGGACGTTGCGCGCAGCTACCTCGCGCTGCGGGCGCTGGATGCCGAACGCGCGCTGGTGCGCGAGACCGTCGGAGCCTATCGCGACACGTTATCGCTTACCGAACGGCGCTTCGAAGCCGGTGACATCGCCGAACTGGACGTCGCGCGCGTGCGCACCGAACTCGCCGCGACTGAATCCGACGCGTTCGCGCTCGACCGCCGCCGCGCGGAAGTCGAGCACGCGCTCGCAGTGCTGGTCGGCGACGCGGCTTCCAACTTCGGGGTCGATGCCGGCGACTGGAGCACGGCGCTGCCCGTGATCCCGGCTGGCGTCCCCTCGACGGTGCTCACACGCCGTCCCGACGTCGCCTCCGCCCGCCAATCGATGCTCGCCGCGCAGGCACGCGTCGGTGTCGCGCAAGCGGCATGGTTCCCCGACATCGCGCTGACCGGTTCCGGCGGCTACGCGTCGACCGACCTCGGCGATCTCTTCAAATGGTCGGCCCGCTCCTGGGGCATCGGCGCGCTGCTGTCGCTGCCGATCTTCGACGGCGGGCGGCGCGACGCAGGCGTGAAGAACGCCAGCGCGGAACTCGATGCTGCGCTCGCCGGCTATCGCGAACAGGTGCTCGTCGCCTTCAAGGACGTCGAAGACCAGCTATCCGCGCTGCGCCTCCTCGCCGACCAGAGCGAAGCGCAGTCGCGCGCGGTCGCTTCCGCGAGCCGCGCGACGGTGCTATCGGATGTGCGCTACCGCAGCGGGCTCGTCAGCCAGCTCGACCTGCTCGACGCCCGCCGCAGCGAGTTGCGCAACCGCCGCGAAGCGCTGCAGGTGCGGTCGGCGCAATACCAAACGACGGTCGCGCTGGTGCGAGCCTTGGGCGGCGGCTGGGGGCCGGGCGACGGGCCAGCGGTTCAAACCGTCTCTGCGACGATCCGGTAG
- a CDS encoding efflux RND transporter permease subunit — MNLSRFFIDRPIFAGVLSLLMFIAGLIALRVLPVSEYPEVVPPSVVVRAQYPGANPKVIAETVATPLEESINGVEGMLYMGSQATTDGLLTLTVTFRLGTDPDKAQQLVQNRVSQAEARLPEEVRRLGITTVKSSPDLTMVVHLLSPNGRYDMTYLRNYALLNVKDRLARIEGVGQVQLFGSGDYSMRIWLDPQKVAARGLSAGDVVRAIREQNVQAAAGVIGASPGLKGIDLQLPVNARGRLQSEEEFGDIIVRTGADGAVTRLRDLGRIELGAADYALRSLLDNKDAVAIPIFQAPGSNAIQISDHVRETMQQLKQHMPEGVDYEIVYDPTQFVRASIEAVVHTLLEAVALVVLVVILFLQTWRASIIPLLAVPVSIVGTFAVMHLFGFSINALTLFGLVLAIGIVVDDAIVVVENVERNIEAGLSPREATYRAMREVSGPIIAIALVLIAVFVPLAFITGLSGQFYKQFALTIAMSTVISAINSLTLSPALSALLLKGHDAPKDALTRGMDKVFGRFFGAFNRVFHRGAEAYGGGVRGAIGRKAVMMIVYLALVGLAFGLFKAVPGGFVPAQDKQYLIGFAQLPDGATLDRTEEVIRRMGEIALQQPGVEHAVAFPGLSINGFTNSSNSGIVFTPLKPFEERKGKELSAGAIAMELNKKFAGIEDAFIVMFPPPPVQGLGTTGGFKLQLEDRASLGYEALDAATKAFLAKASKAPELAGLFSSYQVNVPQLYADIDRTRARQLGIPVTDVFDTMQIYLGSLYVNDFNRFGRTYSVRVQADAPFRARAEDVGLLKVRAPGGEMVPLSSLMNIQSSFGPERAMRYNGFLSADISGAPAPGYSSGQAKAAVERIAAETLPSGISFEWTELTYQEILAGNSAVWVFPLAILLVFLVLAAQYESLTLPLAIILIVPMGILAAMTGVWLSGGDNNVFTQIGLIVLVGLSAKNAILIVEFARELEFAGRTPMLAAIEAARLRLRPILMTSLAFVMGVLPLVLSTGAGAEMRSAMGVAVFAGMIGVTAFGLFLTPVFYVLLRRLAGNRALKLHGEIPHLEAFAGSSATGGAATAPGLAAPRAHHE, encoded by the coding sequence ATGAACCTATCCCGCTTCTTCATCGACCGCCCGATCTTTGCTGGCGTGCTGTCGTTGCTGATGTTCATCGCCGGCCTGATCGCGCTGCGCGTGCTGCCGGTGTCGGAGTACCCCGAAGTCGTGCCGCCGTCGGTTGTCGTGCGCGCACAGTATCCCGGCGCGAACCCGAAGGTGATCGCCGAAACGGTCGCGACGCCGCTCGAAGAGTCGATCAACGGCGTCGAAGGCATGCTCTACATGGGCAGCCAGGCGACGACCGACGGCCTGCTGACGCTGACCGTCACGTTCCGCCTCGGCACCGACCCGGACAAGGCCCAGCAGCTTGTGCAGAACCGCGTCTCGCAAGCCGAGGCGCGCCTGCCCGAGGAAGTGCGCCGACTCGGCATCACGACGGTCAAGAGCTCGCCTGACCTGACGATGGTCGTGCACCTGCTGTCGCCGAACGGCCGCTATGACATGACCTACCTGCGCAACTACGCGCTGCTCAACGTCAAGGACCGTCTCGCGCGTATCGAGGGCGTCGGCCAAGTGCAGCTCTTCGGCTCCGGCGACTATTCGATGCGGATCTGGCTCGATCCGCAGAAAGTTGCGGCGCGTGGCCTTTCCGCGGGCGACGTGGTCCGCGCGATCCGCGAGCAGAACGTGCAGGCCGCGGCCGGCGTCATCGGTGCGTCGCCGGGTCTGAAGGGCATCGACCTGCAGCTGCCGGTGAATGCCCGAGGCCGCCTGCAAAGCGAGGAGGAGTTTGGCGACATCATCGTCCGTACCGGTGCCGATGGCGCCGTGACGCGCCTGCGCGATCTCGGCCGCATCGAGCTGGGTGCCGCCGACTACGCGCTGCGCTCGCTGCTCGACAACAAGGACGCCGTCGCGATTCCGATCTTCCAGGCGCCGGGTTCGAACGCGATCCAGATCTCGGACCACGTCCGGGAAACGATGCAGCAGTTGAAGCAGCACATGCCCGAAGGCGTCGACTACGAAATCGTCTATGACCCGACTCAGTTCGTGCGGGCGTCGATCGAGGCGGTCGTGCATACGCTGCTCGAAGCGGTCGCGCTGGTCGTGCTCGTCGTGATCCTGTTCCTGCAGACCTGGCGCGCGTCGATCATTCCGCTACTCGCGGTGCCGGTGTCGATCGTCGGCACCTTTGCGGTGATGCACCTCTTCGGCTTCTCGATCAACGCGCTCACCCTCTTCGGGCTGGTGCTCGCGATCGGTATCGTCGTCGATGACGCGATCGTCGTTGTCGAGAACGTCGAGCGCAACATCGAGGCGGGGCTCTCGCCGCGCGAAGCGACCTACCGCGCGATGCGCGAAGTCTCCGGCCCGATCATCGCGATCGCGCTGGTGCTGATCGCGGTGTTCGTACCGCTCGCCTTCATCACCGGCCTCTCCGGCCAGTTCTACAAGCAGTTCGCGCTGACCATCGCGATGTCGACGGTGATCTCGGCGATCAACTCGCTGACGCTGTCGCCGGCGCTGTCCGCGCTGCTGCTGAAGGGTCACGACGCGCCGAAGGATGCGCTGACGCGCGGCATGGACAAGGTCTTCGGGCGCTTCTTCGGTGCCTTCAACCGTGTGTTCCACCGCGGCGCCGAAGCCTATGGCGGCGGCGTGCGCGGCGCGATCGGGCGCAAGGCGGTGATGATGATCGTCTATCTCGCACTCGTCGGCCTGGCGTTCGGGCTCTTCAAGGCAGTGCCCGGCGGCTTCGTGCCGGCGCAGGACAAGCAGTACCTGATCGGCTTCGCGCAGCTTCCGGACGGCGCGACGCTCGACCGCACGGAAGAGGTCATCCGTCGCATGGGCGAGATCGCGCTGCAGCAGCCGGGTGTCGAGCACGCCGTGGCCTTCCCCGGCCTGTCGATCAATGGCTTCACCAACAGCTCGAACTCGGGGATCGTGTTCACGCCGCTGAAACCCTTCGAAGAGCGCAAGGGCAAGGAGCTGAGCGCCGGCGCGATCGCGATGGAGCTCAACAAGAAGTTCGCCGGCATCGAGGACGCCTTCATCGTGATGTTCCCGCCGCCGCCCGTGCAGGGGCTCGGGACGACCGGCGGCTTCAAGCTGCAGCTCGAAGACCGCGCGTCGCTCGGCTACGAGGCGCTCGATGCCGCGACCAAGGCTTTCCTCGCGAAGGCGTCGAAGGCGCCCGAGCTTGCGGGGCTGTTCTCGAGCTATCAGGTGAACGTGCCGCAGCTCTATGCCGACATCGACCGCACCCGTGCGCGCCAGCTCGGCATTCCGGTGACCGACGTGTTCGACACGATGCAGATCTACCTCGGCAGCCTCTACGTGAACGATTTCAACCGCTTCGGCCGGACGTATTCGGTGCGCGTGCAGGCCGACGCCCCGTTCCGCGCCCGCGCCGAGGACGTCGGGTTGCTGAAGGTGCGTGCGCCGGGCGGGGAGATGGTGCCGCTGTCGTCGCTGATGAACATTCAGTCGAGCTTCGGGCCGGAACGCGCAATGCGCTACAACGGCTTCCTGTCGGCCGACATCAGCGGCGCGCCGGCCCCCGGCTACTCGTCGGGCCAAGCCAAGGCGGCGGTCGAACGCATCGCGGCCGAAACGCTGCCGTCGGGCATCAGCTTCGAATGGACCGAGCTGACCTATCAGGAAATCCTCGCCGGTAACTCGGCAGTGTGGGTGTTCCCGCTCGCGATCCTGCTGGTCTTCCTGGTGCTCGCGGCGCAATACGAAAGCCTGACACTGCCGCTCGCGATCATCCTGATCGTGCCGATGGGGATCCTCGCGGCGATGACCGGCGTGTGGCTGTCCGGCGGCGACAACAACGTCTTCACGCAGATCGGCCTGATCGTGCTGGTCGGGCTGTCGGCGAAGAACGCGATCCTGATCGTCGAGTTCGCCCGCGAGCTGGAGTTCGCCGGACGCACGCCGATGCTGGCCGCGATCGAAGCGGCCCGGCTGCGGCTGCGGCCGATCCTGATGACCTCGCTGGCGTTCGTGATGGGCGTGCTGCCGCTGGTGCTCTCGACCGGCGCCGGTGCCGAGATGCGGAGCGCGATGGGCGTCGCGGTGTTCGCTGGGATGATCGGTGTGACGGCCTTCGGCCTCTTCCTGACGCCGGTGTTCTACGTGCTGCTGCGCCGGCTCGCGGGCAACCGCGCGCTGAAGCTGCACGGCGAGATCCCGCACCTCGAAGCCTTCGCCGGCTCGTCCGCGACGGGCGGCGCCGCAACCGCTCCGGGCCTTGCCGCACCGCGTGCGCATCACGAATAA
- a CDS encoding LysR family transcriptional regulator yields the protein MDQFQALRVFARVVEAGTFTKAADSLGMPKPTVTKLIQSLESHLRVKLLNRTTRRVTVTADGAAYYERTARLLTELEEIDASLSNAQASPKGRVRIDVPAVLASRIILPALHTFHARYPDIQIDMGVGDRLVNLIADNVDCVVRGGNIIDESLVARRISQVEFMTCATPGYLATYGVPTHPSELDGPHRVVGYFSAGTGRISPFEFERDGERIEIVGNYGVAVNDSNAYLAAGLAGLGIIQSGASVLQEHVKTGELVPVLEDWTTPGLPIYVVYPPNRHLSAKTRVFVDWIAELFGPSNVRRR from the coding sequence ATGGACCAATTTCAGGCACTGCGCGTCTTCGCGCGCGTCGTCGAGGCCGGCACTTTCACGAAGGCGGCCGACTCGCTGGGAATGCCGAAACCGACGGTGACGAAGCTGATCCAGAGCCTGGAATCGCACCTGCGCGTAAAGCTCCTCAACCGCACCACCCGGCGCGTCACCGTCACCGCCGATGGCGCCGCCTACTACGAGCGCACCGCGCGGCTACTGACGGAACTTGAGGAAATCGACGCCAGCTTGTCGAACGCGCAGGCCTCGCCGAAGGGGCGCGTGCGAATCGACGTCCCTGCCGTGCTCGCCAGCCGGATCATCCTGCCCGCGCTGCACACCTTCCACGCACGCTATCCGGACATCCAGATCGACATGGGCGTCGGCGACCGGCTGGTCAACCTGATTGCCGATAACGTCGACTGCGTCGTCCGCGGCGGCAATATCATCGATGAATCCTTGGTCGCGCGGCGCATCTCCCAGGTCGAATTCATGACCTGCGCAACGCCGGGCTACCTGGCGACTTACGGCGTGCCCACGCATCCCTCCGAACTCGACGGGCCACATCGCGTCGTCGGCTATTTTTCCGCCGGCACAGGACGCATCTCCCCGTTCGAATTCGAGCGCGACGGGGAACGCATTGAAATCGTCGGCAATTACGGCGTTGCCGTGAACGACAGCAACGCCTATCTCGCCGCCGGCTTGGCGGGGCTCGGCATCATCCAGAGCGGCGCCTCCGTCCTCCAGGAGCATGTGAAGACCGGCGAGCTCGTGCCGGTGCTCGAAGACTGGACGACCCCGGGGCTTCCGATCTACGTCGTCTATCCGCCGAACCGGCATCTCAGTGCCAAGACCCGCGTCTTCGTCGACTGGATCGCCGAATTGTTCGGCCCGTCGAATGTGCGGAGGCGCTGA
- a CDS encoding alpha/beta hydrolase produces the protein MSPSSQTRSATPTQLPPIADSRIDVGLAAPLNVRVYGTRSSGSPLVVHFHGGAFVSGSLDSGAAVANLLLGAGAVVMSVDYPLAPAHPFPAPVDAAYAALQWAYRKRAQLAGQGASVFVAGEEAGGNIAAAIALMARDRHAPRLAGQILLSAMLDPCLGTASVRRSEQGPAGCPLATGWCSYLREPANAEHPYAIPGRSLRLADLPPALLITAEDDPLRDETLAYARRLRAAGVPSAECVLPAPSAWPDALLNPAVTHDSWSEPVRTRIHEFLIANRAARPAGHEPASPGPL, from the coding sequence ATGTCCCCGTCTTCGCAGACCCGATCCGCAACCCCGACGCAACTGCCGCCCATCGCGGACAGCCGCATCGACGTCGGCCTTGCCGCGCCGTTGAACGTCCGCGTCTACGGGACGCGTAGCTCGGGGTCTCCACTGGTCGTCCATTTCCACGGTGGGGCCTTCGTTTCCGGATCGCTCGACAGCGGCGCGGCGGTTGCCAATCTGTTGCTCGGCGCGGGCGCGGTCGTGATGTCCGTCGATTACCCGCTCGCACCGGCCCATCCGTTCCCGGCGCCGGTCGATGCCGCCTACGCGGCCTTGCAGTGGGCTTATCGGAAGCGCGCGCAGCTCGCGGGGCAGGGGGCTTCGGTCTTCGTCGCAGGCGAGGAGGCGGGGGGCAATATCGCCGCCGCGATCGCGCTGATGGCCCGCGACCGTCACGCGCCGCGGCTCGCCGGCCAGATCCTGTTGTCGGCAATGCTCGACCCCTGCCTCGGCACGGCATCCGTTCGCCGCAGCGAGCAGGGTCCCGCCGGCTGCCCGCTGGCGACCGGCTGGTGCAGTTACCTGCGCGAACCGGCCAATGCCGAGCACCCTTATGCGATTCCCGGCCGCTCATTGCGCCTGGCCGACTTGCCGCCGGCCTTGCTGATCACCGCCGAGGACGATCCGCTGCGCGACGAGACGCTCGCCTATGCGCGGCGGCTGCGGGCCGCCGGTGTGCCGTCGGCCGAATGCGTACTGCCGGCGCCCAGCGCTTGGCCGGACGCGCTGCTCAACCCGGCGGTCACCCACGACTCCTGGAGTGAGCCGGTGCGCACGCGCATCCACGAATTCCTTATCGCGAACCGGGCAGCACGGCCCGCCGGCCACGAGCCGGCGTCTCCCGGTCCGCTTTGA
- a CDS encoding fatty acid--CoA ligase: MTDNLIAAAASAYAYPLLIKQLLLNSVSLYGNQEITYRGEMRYRFSDFRERIGRLASALSAIGVRPGTTVAVMDWDSHRYLESYFAIPMMGATMFTVNVRLSPQQIAYTLNDSEAEVVLVHADFVPLLEQLKPELKAVRQIVVLADGQAMPATTLSFAGEYEELVGKASPDFDFADFDENTKAATFYTTGTTGDPKGVCYSHRQIVLHALTTALSLCAPREGQRLHREDVYMPITPMFHVLAWGVPYVAVLLGLRTVLPGRYVPDALLKLKRDEKVTFSHCVPTILQMLLQAAAGGDYDLSGWKVIIGGAALPSALCKAAVERGIDVFAGYGMSETGPIVALAQIRDADAPADLDAEVRLRSLTGRPVPMIEFRVVDSEMRDVPHDGQAQGEIVLRAPFLTQAYFKKPQASEELWAGGYLHTQDVAVVQPDGFVRIVDRIKDVIKTGGEWVSSIAVESLIAEVPGVQESAVIAIRDDKWGERPMAYVVPKPGVTLAPEAIREHLMRQVETNRLCKYGVPEADRIVFVQEIPKTSVGKINKKLLRERAS; this comes from the coding sequence ATGACGGACAACCTGATCGCGGCCGCCGCGTCGGCCTATGCCTATCCGCTGCTGATCAAGCAGTTGCTGTTGAATTCGGTGAGCCTGTACGGCAACCAGGAGATCACCTACCGCGGGGAAATGCGCTACCGCTTCAGCGACTTCCGCGAACGCATCGGGCGGCTCGCATCGGCGCTGAGCGCGATCGGCGTGCGCCCCGGCACGACGGTCGCGGTGATGGACTGGGACAGCCATCGTTACCTTGAGAGCTATTTTGCGATCCCGATGATGGGGGCGACGATGTTCACGGTGAACGTGCGCCTGTCGCCACAGCAGATCGCCTACACGCTGAACGATTCCGAAGCCGAAGTGGTGCTGGTGCATGCCGACTTCGTGCCGCTGCTGGAGCAGCTGAAGCCGGAGCTGAAGGCCGTGCGCCAGATCGTTGTGCTCGCGGATGGACAGGCGATGCCGGCGACAACGCTGAGCTTCGCGGGCGAGTACGAGGAACTGGTGGGGAAGGCATCGCCGGACTTCGACTTCGCCGACTTCGACGAGAACACGAAGGCCGCGACCTTCTATACGACCGGCACGACCGGCGACCCGAAGGGCGTGTGCTACAGCCATCGGCAGATCGTGCTGCATGCGCTGACGACGGCCTTGAGCCTGTGCGCCCCGCGGGAAGGACAGCGCCTGCATCGCGAAGACGTGTACATGCCGATCACGCCGATGTTCCACGTACTCGCGTGGGGCGTTCCCTATGTCGCCGTGCTGCTCGGATTGCGGACTGTGCTGCCCGGGCGTTACGTCCCGGACGCGTTGCTCAAGTTAAAGCGCGACGAGAAGGTCACGTTCTCGCACTGCGTGCCGACGATCCTGCAGATGCTGCTGCAAGCCGCGGCCGGCGGCGATTACGACCTCTCGGGCTGGAAGGTGATCATCGGCGGCGCCGCATTGCCGTCGGCACTATGCAAGGCGGCAGTGGAGCGGGGGATCGACGTGTTTGCCGGTTATGGCATGTCGGAAACGGGGCCCATCGTGGCGCTCGCGCAGATTCGCGATGCGGATGCACCCGCGGACCTCGATGCCGAGGTGCGTCTGCGCTCCCTGACGGGCCGGCCCGTGCCGATGATCGAATTCCGCGTCGTCGACAGCGAGATGCGCGATGTGCCGCACGACGGCCAGGCGCAGGGCGAGATCGTGCTGCGCGCGCCCTTCCTGACCCAGGCGTATTTCAAGAAGCCGCAGGCGTCCGAGGAGTTGTGGGCGGGCGGTTACCTGCATACGCAGGACGTGGCGGTGGTACAGCCGGACGGCTTCGTCCGCATCGTCGATCGCATCAAGGACGTGATCAAGACCGGCGGCGAGTGGGTGTCGTCGATCGCGGTCGAAAGCCTGATCGCGGAAGTGCCGGGCGTGCAGGAATCCGCGGTGATCGCGATCCGTGACGACAAGTGGGGCGAGCGGCCGATGGCCTACGTCGTGCCCAAGCCCGGGGTCACGCTCGCGCCAGAGGCGATCCGCGAGCACCTGATGCGCCAGGTCGAGACGAACCGCCTATGCAAATACGGCGTGCCGGAAGCCGACCGCATCGTGTTCGTGCAGGAGATCCCGAAAACCAGCGTCGGCAAGATCAACAAGAAGCTGCTACGCGAGCGGGCGAGCTGA
- the ppnN gene encoding nucleotide 5'-monophosphate nucleosidase PpnN, with protein sequence MKYEVVDTQIDAQISPVGRMEVLSRAEAARLSSHDQRGLHEIFRNCALAVLNCGNGIDDAKELLERYHSFEIDIIQRSRGIKLDIRGAPASAFVDGTMIRGIQEHLFTVLRDVIYASTEIDVGSSEAITDAVFHILRNAGIMKPTLQPNMVVCWGGHSISREEYDYTKLVGYQLGLRGLDICTGCGPGAMKGPMKGATISHAKQRIPNARYLGFTEPGIIAAESPNPIVNELVILPDVEKRLEAFVRAGHGFIVFPGGVGTAEEILYVLGILLHPDNAKLPFPLVFTGPRSAAEYFRQIDRFIGQTLGEEAQRRYKIIVDDPVAVAREMQAGIADVRAYRKETQDAYYFNWSLRVEHEFQRPFRATHERMRKLSLHKNQPRHLLAANLRRAFSGVVAGNVKADGIREIEKHGSFEIQGDPEILQPMDALLASFVAQGRMKLPGKVYNPCYRIVAETV encoded by the coding sequence TCGACACACAGATCGACGCACAGATCTCCCCAGTCGGGCGTATGGAAGTCCTCTCCAGGGCCGAGGCGGCGCGCCTGTCGTCGCATGATCAGAGGGGGCTGCACGAGATCTTTCGCAACTGCGCGCTGGCCGTGCTCAACTGCGGCAACGGAATCGACGACGCGAAGGAGTTGCTCGAGCGCTATCATTCCTTCGAAATCGACATCATCCAGCGTTCGCGCGGGATCAAGCTCGATATCCGCGGCGCGCCGGCAAGCGCCTTCGTCGACGGCACGATGATCCGCGGCATCCAGGAGCATCTCTTCACCGTCCTGCGCGACGTCATCTACGCGAGCACCGAGATCGACGTCGGAAGCTCCGAGGCGATCACCGACGCGGTGTTCCACATCCTGCGCAACGCCGGCATCATGAAGCCTACGCTGCAGCCGAACATGGTGGTGTGCTGGGGCGGACATTCGATCAGTCGCGAAGAGTACGACTACACGAAGCTGGTCGGCTACCAGCTCGGCCTGCGCGGGCTGGACATCTGCACCGGCTGCGGTCCGGGTGCGATGAAGGGGCCGATGAAGGGCGCGACGATCAGCCACGCGAAGCAACGCATCCCGAACGCGCGCTACCTGGGCTTCACCGAGCCCGGCATCATCGCCGCGGAGTCGCCGAATCCGATCGTCAACGAGCTGGTGATCCTGCCGGACGTCGAGAAGCGCCTCGAGGCCTTCGTCCGCGCCGGCCACGGCTTCATCGTCTTCCCCGGCGGCGTCGGCACGGCCGAAGAGATCCTCTATGTCCTGGGCATCCTGCTGCACCCGGACAATGCGAAACTCCCCTTCCCGCTCGTGTTTACCGGGCCTCGGAGTGCGGCCGAGTATTTCCGCCAGATCGATCGATTCATCGGCCAAACGCTCGGCGAGGAGGCGCAGCGCCGCTACAAGATCATCGTGGACGACCCCGTCGCAGTCGCGCGCGAGATGCAGGCGGGGATCGCCGACGTGCGTGCCTACCGCAAGGAAACGCAGGACGCGTACTACTTCAACTGGTCATTGCGCGTCGAGCATGAGTTCCAGCGTCCGTTCCGGGCGACGCACGAGAGAATGCGCAAGCTCTCGCTGCACAAGAATCAGCCGCGGCACCTGCTGGCGGCGAACCTGCGCCGGGCCTTCTCGGGCGTCGTTGCGGGCAACGTCAAGGCCGACGGGATCCGCGAGATCGAGAAGCACGGCAGCTTCGAGATCCAGGGCGATCCGGAGATCCTGCAGCCGATGGACGCGCTGCTGGCGTCCTTCGTCGCGCAGGGCCGGATGAAGCTGCCGGGCAAGGTCTACAACCCCTGCTACCGGATCGTCGCAGAGACGGTTTGA
- a CDS encoding efflux RND transporter periplasmic adaptor subunit, protein MNNNIRKPRRLWIAGAAAIGLTTIAAGIAAPWSAKVEAAPAAAAPAATPVSVATVEQREVATWDEFSGRLEAVERVDIRSRVAGTVQEVHFREGGLVKAGDLLITIDPAPYAAEVDRASAQVAAAQARVAFTTSEHERAQRLWEQRAIAERELEERANAHRASDAELRAAQAALQSARLNLGYTQVKAPVSGRVGKLEVTVGNLVAAGPSAPVLTTLVSVSPIYASFDADEQVVARALQELRGANGKPARLESIPVQMGTAATSELPFDGHLQLVDNQVDARSGTVRVRAVFDNPEGSLMPGQFAKLRMGRPHAASAVLIDERAIGTDQSRKFVLVVDADNKTEYREVTLGGTADGLRIVSGGLQAGERIVVNGLQRVRPGSLVAPQAVAMDSRQSQSNNAARATDAPQS, encoded by the coding sequence ATGAACAACAATATCCGGAAACCACGTCGCCTCTGGATCGCCGGCGCTGCCGCGATCGGCCTGACCACAATCGCCGCCGGCATTGCCGCGCCCTGGTCCGCGAAGGTGGAAGCTGCCCCGGCTGCCGCAGCGCCTGCTGCGACGCCCGTGTCGGTCGCGACCGTCGAGCAGCGCGAGGTCGCGACCTGGGACGAATTCTCGGGCCGGCTCGAAGCGGTCGAGCGCGTGGACATCCGCTCGCGCGTCGCCGGCACGGTGCAGGAGGTGCATTTCCGCGAGGGCGGGCTCGTGAAGGCGGGCGACCTGCTCATCACGATCGATCCCGCGCCGTACGCCGCGGAAGTCGACCGCGCCTCCGCTCAGGTCGCCGCCGCGCAGGCCCGCGTCGCCTTCACGACGAGCGAACACGAACGCGCCCAGCGCCTGTGGGAGCAGCGTGCGATCGCAGAGCGCGAACTGGAAGAACGCGCCAACGCCCACCGCGCCTCGGATGCCGAACTGCGGGCCGCGCAGGCCGCGCTGCAGTCGGCGCGCCTGAATCTCGGTTACACGCAGGTGAAGGCACCCGTGTCGGGCCGCGTCGGGAAGCTCGAAGTCACTGTCGGCAACCTCGTCGCTGCCGGCCCCAGTGCGCCGGTGCTGACGACGCTGGTGTCGGTCAGCCCGATCTACGCGAGCTTCGACGCGGACGAGCAGGTCGTCGCGCGTGCGCTGCAGGAACTACGCGGCGCGAACGGCAAGCCGGCACGGCTCGAAAGCATCCCGGTGCAGATGGGAACGGCCGCGACCTCCGAACTCCCGTTCGACGGCCACCTGCAACTCGTCGACAACCAGGTCGATGCGCGTAGCGGCACGGTGCGCGTGCGCGCGGTGTTCGACAACCCGGAGGGCAGCCTGATGCCCGGCCAGTTCGCCAAGCTGCGTATGGGGCGCCCGCACGCGGCATCGGCCGTGCTCATCGACGAACGCGCGATCGGCACCGACCAGAGCCGCAAGTTCGTGCTGGTCGTCGACGCGGACAACAAGACCGAGTACCGCGAAGTCACGCTCGGCGGCACCGCCGACGGCCTGCGCATCGTCAGCGGAGGACTGCAGGCGGGCGAGCGCATCGTCGTCAATGGCCTGCAGCGCGTGCGGCCGGGTTCGCTCGTCGCGCCGCAGGCCGTGGCGATGGACAGTCGTCAGTCCCAGAGCAACAACGCTGCCCGCGCCACCGACGCGCCGCAATCGTGA